From the genome of Malus sylvestris chromosome 13, drMalSylv7.2, whole genome shotgun sequence:
AACTCTATTCATGCCAAACCACATCCCCTCGTCCCTACTCGTTTCCTTTGCATACACATCCTTTGTACAGCAGGCTAAGTTTTTAATCTGTCATGCATTACGGGCCATACTTATCGATGTTATAGAACTCTATGTTCTTGTACTTCTGAGATATTATCTCTGCTTCAACTTTTCTTGCTGTGTCAGTTGCACAACCAACAAGGATGAGAACAGATGTGCCTGCGAATCCACGAAATGCAGTGAGGTGCGTCACTTGTTCAATTACTGAAGGACCAGCAGCCAGGATTGCCAGGAAGGCTGAACCAAGCACTGATATTCGACTTAGAACCTGCCTCCAACCATCGAAAGACATTAATAATTCATTTCAATTTTAAGACGAAAAGATCTAACATTTAATACTAAGTTCATGCTTTCTGACGGAGATccacagaagaagaaaaagtaaGAAAATGGCATATGATAGAGAGAACTTAAAAACAATATGCTATGTTGTGAATCAATCCTTGAAGTCATAAATATATGAGAGGGTAACCAGAAATACGTATCAAGGACTCCATGTCTAATGAATATCAAGAATACCGTGCATATACGGAAAAAAGAGATATAATGGAAAGAACTTGGAAGCAATATACTATTTTGCAATACTCTTCAATGGAAAGTTGGATTGCAACCCAATAAAAGTAAAAGGAAGTTCACTGGATCAGCATGATGCATATAAAAATGCTTTGTGAATCAACCTTGAAAGCCATGAATATACAAGTTGGCATTACCGTgaataaaaacaaatgcatagTATCAGATGTCTTTATTATACTAAATAAGAGAGAGGTAACCCCAAATATCTTAAGTTCCGTCTGTTGAaattaagcttttttttttccacatccTCACCGCTCAAGACATAAATTAAAGTTACTGGAAAGGGGAAAAACAGATGCACCAATCAACCtcatttagtttttttatttttggtaataTGGACCTGTTTGGACCCAGCACGCACTCGGTCCATATACTCTAAGCTGTTGTATGAGAAAAATATTGAGGACCATGATTTGTTTCCAGATAAAGGTTCGAATCAATCACATGATCAATCTAGCCTCAAAGTCCTGGTCGAAGATGACGAGACTTGGAGGCAATAGAGTTTCAACCCAGAATAATTATGTGTATATTCAGTAAATATGCCGAAGAATCAGAATATTTCAACCCGGAATAATTATGTGTATATTCAGTAAATATGCCGAAGAATCAGAATATTATCATAATTATGTCATCCGGTAGACTTGGCCATCACGGAATtcatccctataaatacaagaggtTTTGCAACGTAGAGAGCCCCTTCTCACATCCCTAGGAAAAACACTAACTATCCTAACCCTGCTGCCAatacatcttcagtttggataagtgAACAACATTGTGTTTGCAACCGGGGACATCTTTAGTTCAAATAAGTGAATAGCACTAGAGTCATAGAACTAGGCGCTTTAGGAGCACTTTCAGTTCGGACAAGTGAACAGCACAGCTTCTAGTTagttggttatctatccaagtctcggctGGTAGAGTTTCGAACTTTTTGCATCGAAAGAGGTCACTTCATCAGCTTCCCAGCGAAGTGCAGTGTTCTATGATTGGTTACTCTCCGGTGCACTTTCGCAATTCAGCATTTAGACGGCCGAACTACGTTCACCATAAAAACGCTCATCTCTTTTGAATACTTGTGTCCTTACAGCCTTATACCGATTTGGCGCACCTATATTTTCACGAATATAGTTGAGGTGACCGAAGATGATGTAGGCCATCCTAAGCTTCACAATGATCTAGGAAACCTTGTCTTTAGGTTCTAGAACCCAAGGTCGAAATGTGTTCCTCTACCATAATCGCTCGAGTACAGTTGCATTCAACACCACCACCGCCACATCTATTCTACTTGTGCGACTGAGCTCAGCTGAGAGTTGGCACGCTCTCATTCACACGAAttacgtagttagctcataatTACTCAGCATTgcacgccacgtaggctttgtaatttcaaGGGTCAACAGAACCGACTCCAATCTATTCTCGTTGGACATTCAAGAAAACTCACGAAGGGAAATAGCTAAGACATTTAAGCGATAACTTAATACTGGATACTTCTATTTGGAAATCATAACCAATCTCTGAAAAAGTAAAACCAATATAAAGAAAGCTGCATGAGTCATTCATAATAACCTTTTCAAACTTGATACAGTTGGCAACAAAATGGACACTTAAGACAGGAAGATGCTATTAATATTCACTCTTAGCATCACAGGTTGATTGTTCGATGGCAATTCGCTACTTATTAAATTCGATGCTACTTGACAAACCAAGGAAACATGCCGATTTATGCACCCATCACAATTAACTCTACAAAAGAGTTTTATGGCTAATTGAGCATCAAACTGACTGATTAAACACATCCATGGTAGTAATGCAAATAATCAGCCACATATTTCTTTGACAAAGAAGAAACTTACTGTCTTAAGAAATGCAGCCGTACTTTTACCCGGTCGTACAAGTGGTATTGATGCACCTTGGCGCTTCAACTGTTCACTTACATCGTCAGGATCCAACTGTAGGAAAGTGTAGTAGTAGTTGAAGAAGGCTATTAAAAGGATGTTGGTGGGGAGATAGAAAGAACCTACAAAAAGTTAACTGGAAACATTTAGTATAACAGATGTTCCAAATGCTAAAAATGGAATATAAGTGCTAATTAGACGATGGAACTATTCCTCTTCTGTCATTCAATTTATTAACCTACATCTGTAATCGATACTACCGTTACAACTTCCCCAAGATAATTAATGATAATTTAAATGACAAAAAATCTAATTTCATCTCAAAACTCCATAGGATCTCTAGATAACCATaataaaaccaaaaccaaaaagcAAAATAACTAAAACCCCAAGTCCAGTCATCACTTAATATTGACAACGAATAAGAAATCTGTAGTTAATTATCAAGAAGATTGTCAAATTCAAAGCAGAAGACTTTGACGATAAAATATGTTTGATGATGCACTAGATGTATATACAGGTGAATAATGGAAAAAATGTGGCAGGTTTTCAAGCTCAATCATGCAGGTTGAAATGAAGATAGTGTATAAGTATATAAGCCAATACATAGTTGTTATTCTTTTCAACTTTTATGTCCAACTCCAACACCTATTACCACTAAAAATTGCAGCTTCTTACCCCCTGGATTTAAAGCCACTGCAGCGTTCTTCAATGCAGCTAAACCGGTGAAGCGTGCTATAGTACCAGGAAGAGCTAATGATGATGTAGAAAATATTATTGGCATAACTCCAGAACTATTCACCTGCTTAGTTGAATTATTTAGATAAGCTACATATTAGGGGAAAAAATGATTGGGCATAAGGACGGAAAAAGTGTATCTATAAATTAGCGTCAATATAAGCAGTATTCAAAATAAATCATCATTAACATAAGCTGAACAAAAGAAAGGAGAGCACTTTTGAGAAGCAACCATAGCACTGGTTGGTGATGTTCATAAAATGGAAAGGGAACTTTGTTACTGGCAAAGATCTTGCATATAGAATACTTGAAACTAGGGTGCTGGAAAAGAAATGGAAATATCAGAAAGAGAAGAATATGATGTATTCGGTAACACTAGAAGCCAAAGGTAACAACAATTATCTACAGAAAATCACTTGACCTAATATCAAGGATACTAAAGGATAGTGAGTACACCAGAGGCAGGCTCAGTTCATCATAAAGGCTATACCAATGCAGAATGCACGATGatattataaaacatatgaAATAAACCTAGATGTTGCAGATTAGTAAAATGAAACTTTTCTAATCACCTTCCTATACTTTGTTTCCTGAGTTGAGGTGTGCACCTATATTCATAAGCACGACATACATCTATTCATGAATACTGCATGAGTaagcagaaaataaaataaaaacagaagaaaaggCAGAACCTACAAAGGTGTGGAAagagttttttagtttttttgctAGAAAAAGGTTATTCAATCACAAAACACACATTTGCATGCAAATGAGTATGTACTATGCACACATCTTAATGATCAGAAAATAATTAGTGAATTGGCCAGAACATGCATAAAGTGGCAATTTCATAGAAAGGATACTCCTACAGGGGGAAAAGTTGTGATAAAAGAACCTACTGCTGAGACTGGAGATTTGGTGATAGTGGAATAACACTACCAAAACGCATGAACATGGATACGGTATCATTCCAGTTGTTCTATTTCCATCTTTTGACAAGAAACATCACATTGAGGAATGCTTGTAAGGCAGTGAAAGACTTATATAAAAATTATTTCTCTTTCTGTATGACAGGGAACCCTCATCAACTAGAGGggaataaaatagaaaaaaatggtAGTAGTCTTACTTGCAAGACAGGCATACCCAATTTCTTGGCACTGTAACCAAGTAGGTATTGAGGAGACTCTCCAACAGAGTACACTTATGTGTAAGCAAGAACTAGTAATAGAACATATAAATTTGCTGAATGGTGACATAGTTAAAACATCTCTCTGCTGACCTTTGTGGGCGAACGAAGAGATTCTGTCCCATAAGGGGGTCTAAGTGATCAAAACCACTCTGAATTGGCGGGGAAAGAATTACATATATTTCCAAGTATGTCCACATTAGTATTTTCTAATCATTAGCATTATGACCATAAATCCTCTGAAATTCTACCACTTCAGAAAATTAAGAAGCAAGAATACAAACCTTAAAGGGTAGGTAAGCAGATCTTTGAAGCCCTCCACCTCTGTTGGTGTTATATCTTGAGGCATAGTTAAGTGGAATTTTCCTTTCTGCTTCCTGAAACCCTTTGTTTAGATTATTGCAAATGTTTCTCGACATCCAGAAAGCAGATATTTGTATTAAAAGAAGCATTTACCTGAACATATACAATACCAAGGACCAATACAAAGAAGGAGACAGCTATGGTGGCAAGTCCAACATAGTTACCATCCTGAAATGCCTGCGCAACAGTCCTACCAATGGATGCTGGAAAGTATGAGATAATGCTTGTGAATATCAAAAGAGATGTGCCATTTCCGAGTTTTAGGTCTGTGATTCGTTCGCCAATGTAAGTTGTCAATACTGAGCCAAGTGTCAATAAGGTAACAGAAGAGATGACCCACTCTGTACTGAAGTCATTGACATATGGACGAAGGTAGAATACTTGGCCAATTGCCTTCCATTAAAAAAGAGGCAGATATAAGCACACTGCAAGAATATCTCaagaaataataatttttaaaaagtcATGCACAGACAGCATATTCAAAAGTTATATTTTGATGTACATAAGGGAATTTTCAGAACTGGGTGCACATATTAACCTTCCAGACTGCCCCAATATCTTACAGTGAACTGCATACTTAGATTCCAGATTCATCTAGAGTATTCACCATTTTTCCTAAtaaaaactacccaaaaccatCAGACACCGAACTACCCTCAGTTTTCATTACTTTTACTTTGAGTTCTCACGATACCATATTTTCATGAATACCAACGTTTCATCCTAACACTTATGTACTATTGTCATTTGTCACTATCACTGGGATGATATCAACACCACCATCATGCCACTTGTATCACCACATCATTCTAGCTTGAGTCCTTGACTATCAGTACTTCCTGTGTTGCCACCATAACTAGCAACTACTATTGTTGTAGTGCTTATCAATACAACTCTTTCCCTAGATATTTAACTGAATCCTCAATTACTTCTAGCAAAACAATGATATACATGCAAATAGATTGCAAGTTCCAAATGTtgtcatcaaaacatatattatcatTTTGATTAATGAGTGCAGCAATTGAAAAGAAAGGCCTAACTCCCTAACCTGGACTATGGCAAACCCAACTGAAGCATATTGAGTATACCGAagaattttctttcttcctgCTTCTCCTTCTCTTTTCTGAAGATCCTGCAACTTGGGATAAATTTGTGCAAGAAGCTGGAAGACAATCGAGGCATTGATGAATGGAACAATACCAAGTGAACATATCCCAAGTcttccaatgcctcctccagaGAAAGAATCCAAGGTGCTCAATAAACTATTACCGTCCAAATTTCCAACAAAAGCCTCACGGTTAACCCCACCAAGAGGTATATATATCCCGAGTCGAGACAAGGCCAGATATGCCAACAGCTTGAGGAACTTTCCGGGTAATGGGCCTTTAAAGAAGTCTCCAAAATCAATGGAACTGTCCTCTATTGCAGCTGTGAATGTCAAAGTATTCTAATCAACTGCTGTAAACTACAAATTTTAACTGCAACTTGAAAATATCTAAGGATCTTAAGCTATATTACTTATTCTTTACGAAACAAACCTGCCAAGCCTCTAGCTGAAGTGGGTTTCTCCTTCTTCGAACTTGAGGCACTCTCAAACGTTTGTGATAATATGCCTACGAAACTTTCCCATGTAGCATTTACACCAGAATTGACATCTGAATTTATACCCAAGGGATCAAAAACTGAGGCTTCTGAGCTGCAAAATAACTTAAATCAGCTCGATAACTTTCATATCTATATAATTCAGCTTTATAGTTCTAGGAAATACTTCAAGCcgtctttttttcttcttttcttttaaattgtacacaaaacaaattgaattcatacAGTATCGCGTAGCTT
Proteins encoded in this window:
- the LOC126596341 gene encoding preprotein translocase subunit SCY1, chloroplastic; its protein translation is MLITLRGAFSSSPLCFNNPHSRSHSHSHNHSFSHLTPSPSTALKRSVCKTSFSVRRKPNSTTTSWKLGVLSSRSEASVFDPLGINSDVNSGVNATWESFVGILSQTFESASSSKKEKPTSARGLAAAIEDSSIDFGDFFKGPLPGKFLKLLAYLALSRLGIYIPLGGVNREAFVGNLDGNSLLSTLDSFSGGGIGRLGICSLGIVPFINASIVFQLLAQIYPKLQDLQKREGEAGRKKILRYTQYASVGFAIVQAIGQVFYLRPYVNDFSTEWVISSVTLLTLGSVLTTYIGERITDLKLGNGTSLLIFTSIISYFPASIGRTVAQAFQDGNYVGLATIAVSFFVLVLGIVYVQEAERKIPLNYASRYNTNRGGGLQRSAYLPFKVNSSGVMPIIFSTSSLALPGTIARFTGLAALKNAAVALNPGGSFYLPTNILLIAFFNYYYTFLQLDPDDVSEQLKRQGASIPLVRPGKSTAAFLKTVLSRISVLGSAFLAILAAGPSVIEQVTHLTAFRGFAGTSVLILVGCATDTARKVEAEIISQKYKNIEFYNIDKYGP